The following proteins come from a genomic window of Salvia hispanica cultivar TCC Black 2014 chromosome 4, UniMelb_Shisp_WGS_1.0, whole genome shotgun sequence:
- the LOC125222074 gene encoding lactosylceramide 4-alpha-galactosyltransferase-like, which produces MIDSSRFSYMKFNLFSTITLASIILIIIFSDTIFSSAPIHQNSFENVPNLLQTHQAAAGVLKITEADSTPKILTWPNQMRIFSESDPTRRFHSRVTEFFRTNHCKVQAFMTWISPLGSYGKREFLGLETLFQTNPSICLIILSETMDSDHGLKILEPLLERGFHVRAMAPDLWDLIKDTPAEIWFNDIKKGIKNPGEIPLPQNLSNLIRLAVLYKYGGIYLDTDFIILKNLEGLRNSIGAQSVDLFGNWTRLNNAILVFDRNHPILYKFLEEFASTFDGNVWGHNGPYLVSRVVEKLAKTDELDHNVTILPPVAFYPVSWGKVAGFFARPSGRVGERWVRAKIRQLTRSTYGVHLWNSQSSGVEIEEGSIIERLISDHCVVCSKPTFWTS; this is translated from the coding sequence ATGATCGATTCTTCAAGATTTTCATACATGAAATTCAACTTATTCTCCACCATCACTCTCGCATCCATAATCCTAATCATAATCTTCTCCGACACCATCTTCTCGAGCGCTCCAATCCACCAAAACTCCTTTGAGAATGTTCCTAATCTGCTGCAAACGCATCAAGCCGCAGCAGGAGTGCTCAAAATCACAGAAGCAGATTCCACGCCCAAGATTCTCACTTGGCCTAATCAGATGAGAATCTTCTCGGAATCTGATCCGACAAGAAGATTCCATTCAAGAGTTACAGAATTCTTCCGCACAAATCACTGCAAAGTTCAAGCATTCATGACGTGGATCTCCCCTCTTGGTTCGTACGgaaaaagagagtttttggGGCTGGAAACCTTGTTCCAAACAAACCCCTCCATTTGTCTGATCATCCTGTCCGAAACCATGGATTCGGATCACGGTCTCAAGATTCTCGAGCCCTTGCTCGAACGTGGTTTTCACGTTCGAGCAATGGCTCCGGACTTGTGGGATTTGATCAAGGACACCCCTGCTGAGATTTGGTTCAATGACATAAAGAAAGGGATCAAGAATCCTGGTGAGATTCCCCTCCCACAGAATCTATCTAATTTGATTAGGCTTGCAGTTTTGTACAAGTATGGAGGCATCTATTTGGACACAGATTTCATAATCTTGAAGAATTTGGAAGGTTTAAGGAATTCAATTGGTGCACAGAGTGTTGACCTGTTTGGGAATTGGACAAGGTTGAATAATGCAATTCTTGTATTTGATAGAAATCATCCAATTCTTTATAAATTCTTGGAGGAATTTGCTTCAACTTTTGATGGGAATGTATGGGGTCATAATGGTCCATATTTGGTCTCAAGAGTGGTTGAGAAATTGGCTAAAACAGATGAGTTAGATCATAACGTCACAATCTTGCCTCCCGTTGCCTTCTACCCCGTCTCGTGGGGGAAGGTGGCCGGGTTTTTCGCGAGGCCTAGTGGCAGAGTGGGTGAGAGATGGGTCAGGGCGAAGATCCGGCAATTAACCAGGTCAACTTATGGGGTGCACTTGTGGAATAGCCAGAGTAGTGGTGTAGAGATTGAAGAAGGGAGCATTATTGAGAGATTGATTTCTGATCATTGTGTTGTATGCAGCAAGCCTACATTTTGGACTTCATGA
- the LOC125222072 gene encoding auxin transporter-like protein 2, translating into MSGQVEEEAIVSSLNGTEHEDEEVEEEHSGFSMSNFLWHGGSTWDAWFSCSSNQVAQVLLTLPYSFSQLGMVSGIVFQIFYGLVGSWTAYLVSVLYVEYRSRKEKEGVSFKNHVIQWFEVLDGLLGPFWKGLGLAFNCTFLLFGSVIQLIACASNIYYINDHLDKRTWTYIFGACCATTVFIPSFHNYRIWSFLGLGMTTYTAWYLTAASLAHGQVENVQHTGPKKLVLYFTGATNILYTFGGHAVTVEIMHAMWKPQKFKYIYLVATLYVFTLTIPSACAVYWAFGDQLLNHSNAFSLLPKTGWRDAAVILMLIHQFITFGFACTPLYFVWEKVIGVHETKSIFLRALARLPVVIPIWFLAIIFPFFGPINSAVGALLVTFTVYIIPATAHMLTYRKASARQNAVEKPPFFIPSWSAMYVMNTLVIVWVLVVGFGFGGWASMTNFVKQVDTFGLFAKCYQCKAPVAAHPLASPPQNR; encoded by the exons ATGTCGGGGCAAGTAGAGGAAGAAGCTATTGTCAGCAGCTTGAACGGAACCGAGCACGAGGAtgaggaggtggaggaggagcATTCCGGCTTCAGCATGAGTAACTTCCTCTGGCACGGCGGCTCCACCTGGGATGCCTGGTTCAGTTGCTCTTCCAATCAA GTTGCGCAGGTGCTGCTCACACTCCCATACTCGTTTTCCCAGCTAGGGATGGTGTCTGGAATAgtgtttcaaatattttacgGTCTGGTCGGGAGCTGGACAGCTTACCTGGTCAGCGTGCTGTACGTGGAGTATCGAAGCAGGAAGGAAAAGGAAGGTGTGAGCTTCAAGAACCATGTGATTCAGTGGTTTGAGGTTCTGGATGGATTACTTGGTCCCTTTTGGAAAGGATTGGGTTTGGCTTTCAACTGCACTTTCCTTCTATTCGGATCTGTTATTCAGCTTATAGCCTGCGCTAG CAACATATACTACATAAATGATCATTTGGACAAGAGAACATGGACTTACATATTTGGAGCTTGCTGTGCAACCACTGTTTTCATTCCTTCTTTCCACAACTATAGAATTTGGTCTTTTCTAGGACTTGGGATGACCACTTACACTGCTTGGTATTTAACCGCAGCATCTCTCGCTCATGGCCAg GTTGAAAATGTTCAACACACTGGTCCCAAAAAGCTGGTGCTTTACTTCACCGGCGCCACCAACATACTATACACTTTTGGAGGGCATGCTGTCACAGT TGAAATTATGCATGCTATGTGGAAACCACAAAAGTTCAAGTACATTTATTTGGTGGCAACACTCTATGTCTTCACCCTCACCATTCCATCGGCATGTGCTGTGTATTGGGCGTTTGGCGATCAGCTCCTCAACCATTCCAACGCCTTCTCCCTCCTCCCCAAGACTGGATGGCGCGATGCTGCCGTAATCCTCATGCTCATACACCAG TTTATAACATTCGGGTTTGCATGTACGCCACTGTATTTTGTATGGGAGAAAGTGATCGGGGTGCATGAGACGAAGAGCATATTCTTGAGAGCACTAGCTAGGCTGCCAGTGGTGATACCAATATGGTTCTTAGCTATTATTTTCCCATTCTTTGGGCCCATCAATTCTGCAGTCGGAGCTCTTCTAGTCACTTTCACAGTCTACATCATTCCGGCCACGGCCCATATGCTCACCTACCGGAAAGCCTCAGCTCGCCAG AATGCTGTTGAAAAGCCTCCGTTCTTTATCCCAAGTTGGTCAGCCATGTACGTGATGAACACATTGGTAATAGTATGGGTTTTGGTTGTTGGGTTCGGATTTGGTGGTTGGGCAAGTATGACCAATTTCGTGAAACAAGTTGACACATTTGGACTATTTGCTAAGTGCTACCAGTGCAAAGCACCAGTCGCCGCTCATCCTCTAGCGTCGCCGCCACAAAACCGCTAA